The following are encoded together in the Acetobacter vaccinii genome:
- a CDS encoding LysR substrate-binding domain-containing protein, with protein MPYDEISDLRFFTMLIEAGSVTAAARSMGTSPAVTSRRLSRMEERLGSSLVVRTTRHFRPTETGRVLYERGVQIVSDVDKLEDEIAQANQSPQGSLNIGAPVELGRRQIAPFIETFSEKYPKLSLSLALAGEGLHDSTDCLDVILRLGMPDTPGAIVTLLATTRRVLCAAPSYIERRSLPQTPHDLSKHDCLCLRRHKTMTVLNKWVIGDDEKKDIVTVHSRLSSTSCEIIHDWALSGRGIAYKLLCDVHHDIESGKLARIFPDLYGEKTDLYAVMPSRQHASVNVRTFLHELREFLRNTGGF; from the coding sequence ATGCCTTATGACGAAATCAGTGACCTGCGGTTTTTCACCATGCTGATTGAAGCAGGCAGTGTCACAGCCGCAGCCCGCAGCATGGGCACATCGCCTGCTGTGACCTCCCGCCGGTTGTCGCGGATGGAGGAGCGACTGGGTAGCAGCCTTGTCGTACGCACAACACGGCACTTTCGCCCAACCGAGACAGGCCGTGTGCTGTATGAACGCGGGGTTCAGATTGTTTCCGACGTTGACAAGCTGGAAGACGAAATTGCACAGGCCAACCAAAGCCCGCAGGGTAGCCTGAACATAGGCGCGCCGGTGGAACTGGGCCGCCGCCAGATTGCTCCTTTTATTGAAACATTCAGTGAGAAATACCCCAAGCTGAGCCTCAGTCTGGCTCTTGCGGGGGAAGGGCTGCACGATTCAACTGACTGCCTGGATGTGATCCTGCGACTGGGTATGCCCGACACACCGGGTGCCATCGTCACCCTGCTGGCAACAACACGGCGGGTACTGTGTGCCGCTCCATCCTATATTGAGCGCCGGTCACTGCCGCAGACCCCCCATGACCTGTCCAAGCATGACTGCCTTTGCCTGCGCCGCCACAAAACCATGACCGTGCTGAACAAATGGGTCATCGGAGATGATGAGAAGAAAGACATCGTCACCGTTCATTCCCGGCTTTCCAGCACCAGTTGCGAAATCATCCACGACTGGGCGCTGTCTGGCCGGGGCATTGCCTACAAGCTGCTGTGTGACGTGCACCACGATATAGAAAGCGGAAAACTGGCGCGTATTTTCCCTGACCTGTATGGCGAAAAAACCGACCTCTACGCCGTCATGCCGTCCCGCCAGCATGCCAGTGTGAATGTCCGCACCTTCCTGCATGAACTCAGGGAATTTTTGCGTAACACCGGAGGCTTTTGA
- a CDS encoding lipocalin-like domain-containing protein has translation MSNNCNTTDTSVQTEDTLRKGLVGTWELVSYQVEDKESGDLIDAMGDAPRGRVVFTPDNWVAFNLEGSGRQPASSDDERSVLMRTLVAYIGRYRVEGNQWITKVETAWAPEWVGTEQRRTVSLDGEHANVVTPWRCMPNWGGGRMSRSIIRFRRAAQEAA, from the coding sequence ATGTCCAATAACTGCAATACTACCGATACATCAGTCCAGACGGAAGATACGCTCAGAAAAGGTCTTGTCGGCACGTGGGAGCTTGTGTCCTACCAGGTGGAAGACAAGGAAAGCGGAGACCTGATCGACGCCATGGGCGATGCGCCGCGTGGCCGCGTTGTGTTTACGCCTGATAACTGGGTTGCGTTCAACCTCGAGGGGTCGGGCAGACAGCCTGCCAGCTCTGATGATGAACGTTCCGTGCTGATGCGTACGCTGGTGGCATATATCGGTCGGTATCGTGTTGAAGGCAATCAGTGGATCACCAAGGTGGAAACAGCATGGGCGCCGGAATGGGTAGGCACCGAGCAGCGCCGCACTGTGTCGCTGGATGGTGAGCACGCCAATGTGGTCACGCCTTGGCGCTGCATGCCCAACTGGGGTGGCGGCCGGATGTCCCGCAGCATTATCCGCTTCCGGCGCGCAGCCCAGGAAGCAGCGTAA
- a CDS encoding MFS transporter produces MDTPPSLGPDASAGRGLTLAMAAATGFAVANIYYNQPMLGVMEAALPGRLTAFIPTATQLGYALGLFVLVPLGDLLERKSLIVGQFILLTLALVATALAPTIGVLLVTSLCIGAAATVAQQIVPFAAHLASPERRGATVGVVMSGLLCGILLSRTLAGFVADHAGWRAMFWLGVPLSAGAGGLMAWVLPRSVPVVRHGYGTLMLSLVGLWRSLPALRLAAMTQACLFGAFSVFWSILALHLQEPRFGMGAEAAGLFGIIGAVGILAAPLAGRIADTHGPRYVILLGTGLAFLSWVVAGLVTSLTGLVVGCILLDFAVQSVLVSNQHIVYALRPEARARLNTLFMGVMFLGGAGGAAGASLAWGYGGWPAVSWFGAGLTAIAVALQLSAARR; encoded by the coding sequence ATGGACACTCCCCCCTCTCTTGGCCCGGATGCGTCCGCAGGGCGTGGGCTCACCCTCGCTATGGCGGCGGCAACGGGTTTTGCCGTGGCCAATATCTATTACAACCAGCCGATGCTGGGGGTTATGGAGGCGGCTTTGCCAGGCCGATTGACGGCCTTTATCCCCACCGCAACCCAGCTTGGCTATGCTTTGGGCCTGTTCGTTCTGGTCCCGCTGGGTGATCTGCTGGAACGTAAAAGCCTGATCGTGGGGCAGTTCATACTGCTCACTCTTGCCCTTGTGGCAACAGCGTTGGCCCCCACGATCGGGGTGCTGCTTGTCACGTCGCTCTGTATTGGGGCTGCGGCGACGGTGGCGCAGCAGATTGTGCCGTTTGCCGCACATCTGGCATCGCCCGAGCGTCGGGGGGCTACGGTGGGTGTTGTTATGTCCGGCCTGCTGTGTGGTATCCTGCTTAGCCGGACTTTGGCGGGTTTTGTGGCCGATCATGCCGGGTGGCGCGCCATGTTCTGGCTAGGGGTGCCGCTTTCTGCCGGGGCAGGGGGGCTGATGGCATGGGTGCTGCCCCGTAGCGTGCCGGTCGTGCGGCATGGCTATGGCACGCTTATGCTCTCACTCGTTGGCCTGTGGCGCAGCCTGCCCGCCCTGCGCTTGGCCGCGATGACACAGGCCTGCCTGTTTGGGGCGTTTTCTGTCTTCTGGTCCATTCTTGCCCTGCATTTGCAGGAGCCCCGCTTTGGCATGGGGGCCGAGGCCGCAGGGTTGTTTGGTATTATCGGTGCAGTGGGTATTCTAGCAGCCCCCTTGGCCGGGCGCATCGCTGATACTCATGGCCCTCGCTACGTTATTCTGCTGGGCACAGGGCTGGCATTTCTGTCCTGGGTTGTTGCGGGTCTTGTCACGTCACTCACCGGGTTGGTAGTGGGGTGCATCCTGCTGGATTTTGCCGTGCAGAGTGTTCTGGTTTCCAACCAGCATATTGTGTACGCCCTGCGGCCAGAGGCGCGGGCACGGCTGAATACCTTGTTTATGGGGGTTATGTTTCTGGGCGGTGCCGGGGGGGCTGCGGGGGCTTCTCTGGCTTGGGGCTATGGAGGGTGGCCTGCGGTCTCTTGGTTCGGGGCTGGGCTGACAGCCATAGCGGTGGCGTTGCAACTGAGTGCTGCCCGCCGTTGA